The following proteins are encoded in a genomic region of Primulina huaijiensis isolate GDHJ02 chromosome 3, ASM1229523v2, whole genome shotgun sequence:
- the LOC140973157 gene encoding beta-D-glucosyl crocetin beta-1,6-glucosyltransferase-like: MSCEQKCYKILMFPWLAHGHISPFAELAKRLIHRNFRVFLCSTPVNLEPFRKSIDEPSLEFVDLHLSSTELPKKYHTTKNLPTHLMPTLKTALIESKENFRNVLKIIKPDIVVYDFMQPWASAMASEEGISSIVLFPCGAACTSCIVHYTIQPEMEFPFESLRLSETEREKSEIINTATNSDDNKDEFLISFGGPSASLIMVNSSNKLEGKYISYLSELVKKEVVPVGFLIQEPVQKSDDSVFFDWLSKKNTKSVVFVSFGSEYFLTKEEIEEVALGLEISGVSFIWVVRFPMGEKMDLDDALPQGFQNRIGDRGMIVEGWAPQTKILSHPSVGGFLSHCGWNSILEAVTCRVPVIAMPMQLDQPMNSRLVAEVGIGIEVHRDGEEFTREEIAKAVKKVVVEEDGKDMARNVDKLSSEVRENRDDEMNTTVSKLVQLAKG; the protein is encoded by the coding sequence ATGTCGTGTGAGCAGAAGTGCTACAAAATCTTGATGTTTCCATGGTTAGCTCACGGCCACATATCCCCCTTCGCCGAGCTTGCCAAGAGACTCATTCACAGAAATTTTCGTGTATTTTTGTGTTCGACTCCAGTGAATTTAGAGCCTTTCAGAAAGTCCATCGACGAACCTTCATTAGAATTCGTGGATCTTCACCTTTCTTCCACTGAACTTCCCAAAAAATACCATACTACCAAGAACCTGCCAACCCATTTGATGCCTACTCTCAAAACTGCATTAATTGAATCCAAAGAAAATTTTCGGAACgttcttaaaatcatcaaaccAGACATTGTAGTCTATGATTTCATGCAGCCATGGGCGTCAGCGATGGCTTCTGAAGAGGGAATAAGTTCCATTGTTCTCTTCCCCTGTGGTGCAGCATGTACTTCTTGCATAGTCCATTATACCATTCAACCTGAGATGGAGTTTCCTTTCGAGTCACTCAGATTGTCAGAGACTGAGCGAGAGAAGTCTGAGATTATAAATACTGCAACAAATAGTGATGACAATAAGGATGAATTCCTAATATCCTTTGGAGGGCCATCGGCTTCACTTATAATGGTAAACTCTTCGAATAAGCTCGAAGGTAAATACATTAGTTACTTATCGGAATTAGTGAAAAAAGAGGTTGTCCCAGTTGGGTTTCTCATTCAAGAACCCGTTCAAAAATCCGACGATTCCGTGTTCTTTGATTGGCTAAGCAAGAAAAATACCAAGTCCGTGGTGTTTGTCTCCTTCGGAAGTGAGTATTTTCTAACAAAAGAAGAGATAGAAGAGGTTGCTTTAGGTTTAGAAATCAGTGGAGTGTCTTTTATTTGGGTTGTTAGGTTTCCCATGGGAGAAAAAATGGACCTAGACGATGCATTGCCACAGGGGTTTCAAAATAGGATTGGAGATAGAGGCATGATAGTTGAAGGGTGGGCACCGCAAACTAAAATTTTGAGCCATCCAAGTGTCGGAGGCTTCCTGAGTCATTGTGGTTGGAATTCGATTCTGGAGGCGGTAACCTGTCGAGTACCTGTTATTGCTATGCCGATGCAACTTGATCAGCCGATGAATTCGAGGTTGGTAGCAGAAGTTGGGATCGGAATAGAGGTTCATAGAGATGGGGAGGAGTTTACAAGAGAAGAGATCGCGAAGGCGGTCAAGAAAGTAGTGGTGGAAGAAGACGGAAAAGACATGGCGAGGAATGTGGATAAGTTGAGTAGTGAGGTTAGAGAGAACCGTGATGATGAAATGAATACAACTGTATCAAAGCTTGTGCAGCTTGCAAAAGGTTGA
- the LOC140971979 gene encoding flavanone 7-O-glucoside 2''-O-beta-L-rhamnosyltransferase-like — MSGEQQCFKILMFPWLAHGHISPLIGLAKRLIQRNFHLFICSTPVNLEPFRESIHDTSLEFVDFQLSTTELPKTYHTTRNLPTHLIPTLRIAFDESKENFRSVLKIIKPDILIYDFVQPWAPQVATEEGISSVAFVPVGAACASLLAHYVIHPEMEFPFESFRFSEIERKFCTIIDFVTNDVSGKDRFLACFQRSSASFILINSSNQIEANYIGYLSELVKKEVVPIGFLVQELVHESHDDDVFLKWLSKKNPKSVVFVSFGSEYFLSKKEAEDVALGLEISGVSFIWFVRFPVGEKMGLDKVLPQGFLERVGDRGMIVEGWAPQTKILSHSSVGGFLTHCGWNSILEAMTYGVPVIGMPMKLEHPMNSRLTVELGIGVEVGRDGDEFTRGEIAKAIKKVVVEEDGKGMERNHVDELSSEVKRKRDIEMNVVVKKLVQLGRNES; from the coding sequence ATGTCGGGTGAGCAGCAATGTTTCAAAATCTTGATGTTCCCATGGTTAGCTCACGGCCATATATCCCCCTTAATAGGCCTGGCCAAGAGGCTTATTCAaagaaattttcatttatttatatgttCAACTCCGGTGAATTTAGAGCCATTCAGAGAATCCATCCACGACACTTCATTAGAATTCGTCGATTTTCAGCTTTCCACCACTGAGCTTCCCAAAACTTACCATACTACCAGGAACCTGCCAACCCATCTGATCCCAACCCTCAGAATTGCATTCGATGAATCCAAAGAAAATTTTCGGAGCgttcttaaaatcatcaaaccTGACATTTTAATCTATGATTTCGTGCAGCCATGGGCCCCACAAGTGGCCACTGAAGAGGGAATAAGTTCTGTTGCTTTCGTTCCTGTTGGTGCAGCATGTGCATCTCTCCTCGCCCACTATGTCATTCATCCTGAGATGGAGTTTCCTTTTGAGTCATTTAGATTTTCAGAGATTGAGCGGAAGTTCTGTACTATAATAGATTTTGTTACAAATGATGTTTCGGGTAAGGACAGATTTCTAGCATGCTTCCAAAGGTCATCGGCTTCTTTTATACTGATCAACTCTTCCAATCAGATTGAAGCTAATTACATTGGTTATTTGTCTGAATTAGTGAAAAAAGAGGTCGTTCCAATTGGGTTTCTTGTTCAAGAGTTAGTTCATGAATCCCATGATgatgatgtgttcttgaagtggCTGAGCAAGAAAAATCCCAAGTCCGTGGTGTTTGTCTCCTTCGGAAGTGAGTATTTTCTGTCAAAAAAAGAGGCGGAAGATGTGGCTCTAGGGTTAGAAATTAGTGGGGTGTCTTTTATTTGGTTTGTCAGGTTTCCCGTTGGAGAAAAAATGGGTCTAGATAAGGTATTGCCACAAGGTTTTCTAGAAAGGGTTGGAGACAGGGGCATGATAGTTGAAGGGTGGGCACCACAAACTAAAATATTGAGTCATTCGAGTGTCGGAGGGTTCTTAACTCATTGTGGTTGGAATTCGATTCTGGAGGCAATGACATACGGAGTGCCTGTTATTGGTATGCCGATGAAACTTGAACATCCGATGAACTCGAGGTTGACCGTTGAACTGGGGATTGGGGTTGAGGTTGGGAGGGACGGGGACGAGTTTACTAGAGGAGAGATCGCAAAGGCAATCAAAAAAGTGGTGGTGGAGGAAGACGGAAAAGGAATGGAAAGGAATCATGTGGATGAGTTGAGCAGCGAGGTTAAAAGGAAACGTGATATTGAAATGAATGTAGTTGTGAAAAAGCTTGTTCAGCTTGGTAGGAATGAAAGTTAA
- the LOC140971980 gene encoding secreted RxLR effector protein 161-like: MAKYKPVSTPMMFNEKLQQKDGSEQTDASIFRSLVGSLIYVTHTRPDIAFSVSVVSRYMSNPSKNHFTAAKRILRYLQGTKKQGILYEKEDECNLIGYSDSDWAGSVDDRKSTSGYIFCIGTNVISWSSRKQKTVALSSSEAEYSAVTEASCQAVWLRRLLEDLQLKQTKATTIYCDNKSAISMTKNPVFHARSKHIELXKKKS, encoded by the coding sequence ATGGCAAAGTATAAACCGGTTTCAACACCAATGATGTTCAATGAGAAATTGCAGCAGAAAGATGGTTCCGAACAAACAGATGCTTCAATTTTTAGGAGTTTAGTTGGGTCTCTCATTTATGTTACTCACACTAGACCTGATATTGCTTTTTCAGTTAGTGTTGTATCCAGGTACATGAGCAATCCAAGCAAGAATCACTTCACAGCTGCAAAAAGAATACTTCGATATCTTCAAGGAACAAAGAAGCAAGGCATTTTGTATGAAAAAGAAGATGAGTGCAACCTGATAGGTTATTCAGATAGTGATTGGGCAGGATCAGTTGATGATCGAAAAAGCACATCAGGTTACATTTTCTGCATTGGTACAAATGTGATATCCTGGAGCTCAAGAAAGCAAAAGACAGTTGCATTATCATCATCTGAAGCAGAATATTCAGCTGTTACTGAAGCTTCATGTCAAGCAGTTTGGTTACGAAGATTGCTGGAAGATCTGCAGTTGAAGCAAACAAAAGCAACCACAATTTATTGTGACAATAAATCTGCTATCTCGATGACAAAGAATCCTGTGTTTCATGCCCGTTCAAAGCACATAGAGCTTNaaaaaaaaaaatcataa